In Desulfomonile tiedjei DSM 6799, a genomic segment contains:
- a CDS encoding ankyrin repeat domain-containing protein, with the protein MTSETAKIHWKRAKKIAIVTAIFLVPNIIAMAVFEKEKLLTFAVHNGLTRVAEILTTLGADIDAKAQGGSALLQKAAREGNVEEVKSLLTMGANVNARDQSGRTALHDAVFEGDLKVLKELIAAGADIHAEDNYGRTRLNEASQRGSVQEVKILLKMGANPNKEDKFGNTALRYALFEGYIDVMKELIDGGADIEIRDRADRTALQIAAKYGRVEAVRVLLQAGANLNVTDGNKSSLHLAIESGNFTAIKMLLDGGANVNVQDSSGKTPLHYAVEKHRGDLVKLLLNAGANMQITDNDDQIPLSDMKGLDHAQPIEELIKKWMADYDPKITKMGRLCGAADRGDAEVVKVLLAEGANVNEKAFLSEFTPLHSAAAMGHEPVVRILLDAGADPNATDFDGKTPLFYALKFQRHDVAELLKGYSNSDSSEKK; encoded by the coding sequence ATGACCAGTGAAACAGCCAAGATTCATTGGAAACGAGCAAAGAAGATCGCAATAGTAACTGCAATCTTCCTGGTGCCTAATATTATCGCTATGGCGGTCTTTGAAAAAGAAAAACTCTTGACGTTTGCGGTGCACAATGGCCTGACCCGAGTCGCGGAGATTCTCACTACCCTCGGGGCTGATATAGATGCGAAAGCCCAAGGGGGCAGTGCTCTTTTGCAGAAGGCCGCCCGAGAGGGCAATGTGGAGGAAGTGAAGTCATTGTTGACAATGGGCGCAAATGTTAATGCAAGAGATCAATCCGGCCGAACCGCCCTGCATGACGCTGTATTCGAAGGTGACCTTAAAGTACTTAAGGAATTGATTGCGGCAGGAGCAGATATCCACGCAGAAGACAACTATGGCCGCACCCGTCTAAACGAGGCTTCCCAAAGGGGTAGTGTGCAAGAAGTAAAAATACTTCTGAAGATGGGAGCTAATCCCAACAAAGAAGACAAATTTGGCAATACCGCGTTGCGATATGCCTTATTTGAGGGCTACATTGACGTGATGAAGGAACTGATCGACGGCGGAGCAGATATCGAAATACGAGATCGTGCGGATCGCACGGCTTTGCAGATTGCGGCAAAATATGGACGTGTCGAAGCTGTGAGAGTACTTCTGCAGGCTGGAGCGAACTTAAATGTTACAGATGGAAACAAATCTTCACTGCATTTGGCGATCGAATCAGGCAATTTTACAGCGATAAAGATGCTCTTAGACGGCGGAGCGAATGTAAATGTTCAAGATTCTTCAGGCAAAACTCCATTGCATTATGCAGTTGAAAAACATCGTGGCGATTTGGTAAAGCTCCTTTTGAATGCCGGGGCAAATATGCAAATTACGGATAATGATGATCAGATACCGTTGTCCGACATGAAAGGACTTGATCATGCCCAGCCAATAGAAGAACTCATAAAGAAATGGATGGCAGATTACGATCCAAAGATAACCAAGATGGGACGTCTGTGTGGTGCTGCGGATCGTGGAGATGCTGAAGTGGTAAAAGTTCTTTTGGCAGAAGGAGCAAATGTCAATGAAAAAGCGTTCCTCTCTGAATTCACGCCTTTGCATAGTGCGGCTGCCATGGGCCATGAACCGGTGGTCAGAATTCTCTTAGATGCTGGAGCCGACCCCAATGCAACAGATTTTGACGGCAAGACGCCCCTTTTCTATGCTCTAAAATTCCAGCGGCACGATGTTGCAGAGCTACTGAAAGGCTATTCTAATAGCGATTCAAGCGAAAAGAAATGA